The DNA region CCCGTCTGCAAGGGCAAGCTGAAGATGGTCTTCCTGGAAAACTACCGCGTTTCCTTCGCAGAAAAGATCATCCCGGCAGCAGACCTGTCCGAACAGATCTCCACTGCAGGTACCGAAGCTTCTGGTACCGGTAACATGAAGTTCGCTCTCAACGGCGCTCTCACCATCGGTACTCTCGATGGCGCTAACGTCGAAATGAAGGAAGAAGTGGGTGACGAAAACATCTTCATCTTCGGTCTCACCGTTGAAGAAGTTACCGAACTCCTCGCCAAGGGCTACCGTCCTCGCGACTTCTACGAATCCGACGACGATCTCCGTCGCGTGATCGACCTGATCGGCTCCGGCTTCTTCAGCCCGGATCGTCCGGACCTGTTCAAGCACATTGCCGACAAGCTCCTGACCCACGACCCGTACATGCTCTGCGCAGACTTCCGTAGCTACGTCGACATGCAGGCTAAGGTTGCAGAAGCTTACCAGGACAAGAAGCACTGGGCAGAAATGGCAATCCTCAACGTAGCTCGCATGGGCAAGTTCAGCTCCGACCGTACTATCGACCAGTACGCTAAGGAAATCTGGAACGTTAAGGGCTGCAGCATCAAGCTGTAATAGTAATGAGCTATCAGCGATGAGCCATGAGCGAAAGAATCGCGCCGTAGGCGCCTAACTTAAACTCGGAACTCATTACTCACGGCTCGCTACTAAAAGTCCCGCGGTTTATGAACCGCGGGGCTTTTTTACGCTGTTATTTTTAGTGGGCGGTTACCAGTTGCACGACTTGAGCCGCAATTCGGGCAGATCGTTTACCCCACTCGCGACAAGCGCCAACCAAAAGCTTCAAGAAAAACTTGTGTTCATTATCCAGGGAATCTGGAACATGGGCAATTTCACCATTGGGCAAATAATTGGCCAAGCTGACAGAATAACAGGAATCATCAAACACCACAGAGATTGTACGAACATCATTCGCGCTGTTTCTGTCTACGATAAAATCAGCAACAACGCCTGCATACTCACCCCGGCACACCTCGATAGTCATAACAGCCCTGTTGCCAAGGTTCTTGTAATTTTCAACCTGAATATCATCAAAATTGAACATAGTCAAGAACATGCTCAGGTCATGAACCAAAATATCCAGGGAAACATCCACGTCGCGGCAACGTTCCGTAAAGCCGTGTTCCCTGCGGAATTCCAAGCGGGGCTTTTTCCCGCGTCGTAGTTCCGTCATAAAATGAGTTCTAAAATTCAGGAAGATCGGATTGAAACATTCCGACTGCGCAACAAAAAGGAGGATGTTGTTCTTCTCCGAAAGTTCCAGCAATTCTCGGGCTTCTGCGGCAGATACCGCTAGAGGTTTCTCCACAAAAACAGAAATTCCTCGTTCCAGAAAGAACTTCGCGTATTCATAATGGGACGTTGCCGGAGACGCGATCACTACAAAATCTGGACGTTCCCAACAACCTTGACGCAATGCTTCCATAGCGTCCACATCGAGAACCTCTGTAAATAGAACGCCATTTGCCTCAAAACGGGAGCGATGGCGTTTACCCATGGTGCCGTTTCCAATTAAAATGGCTTTGTAGTTTTTCATATTCATTCCATATTTAACAAATAGATTTTATTTTTTCAGCGTGAGTCCAGAAATTCTAGTAGAACTTGCCAACACGACCATGCCCTACGGACGATATCAAGGAGTTCGTTTATGCGACTTGCCGGAACCTTACGTAGTCTGGTACCACACCAAGGGCTTTCCCAAAGGTCATCTTGGCGAACTTCTAGGAACCCTTTATGAAATAAAGGTTAATGGATTAGAATATTTATTGGAGCCTTTGAAAAGGTAAGGATATATGGCAGAAATTAAGAAGACCAACGTCGCACGAATTCTCGACAAGCAGAAGATTTCCTACGAACTCATCCCTTACGTAGTGGATGAAAACGACTTGGGCGCACAGCATGTGGCAGACTCCCTTGGCGAAGACATCAATCAGGTTTTCAAGACCATCCTTGTTCATGGAGACAAGATCGGCTACCTCATGTGCGTGGTGCCGGGCAATCTGGAAGTAGACTTGAAAGGCGCGGCCAAGGTAAGCGGCAACAAGAAAATCGAAACGGTACCGCTGAAGGATTTGACTCCGCTTACAGGTTACATTCGCGGCGGTTGCAGTCCCCTGGGTCTCAAGAAAAACTTTCCCATCTTTATGCATGAGACCTGCAACAACTTTCCCTACATCTACGTAAGCGCCGG from Fibrobacter sp. includes:
- a CDS encoding DUF3820 family protein → MPYGRYQGVRLCDLPEPYVVWYHTKGFPKGHLGELLGTLYEIKVNGLEYLLEPLKR
- the ybaK gene encoding Cys-tRNA(Pro) deacylase; the encoded protein is MAEIKKTNVARILDKQKISYELIPYVVDENDLGAQHVADSLGEDINQVFKTILVHGDKIGYLMCVVPGNLEVDLKGAAKVSGNKKIETVPLKDLTPLTGYIRGGCSPLGLKKNFPIFMHETCNNFPYIYVSAGERGLQLKIAPADLIKACRATVGSIARVPPEAPQD
- a CDS encoding Gfo/Idh/MocA family oxidoreductase; translated protein: MKNYKAILIGNGTMGKRHRSRFEANGVLFTEVLDVDAMEALRQGCWERPDFVVIASPATSHYEYAKFFLERGISVFVEKPLAVSAAEARELLELSEKNNILLFVAQSECFNPIFLNFRTHFMTELRRGKKPRLEFRREHGFTERCRDVDVSLDILVHDLSMFLTMFNFDDIQVENYKNLGNRAVMTIEVCRGEYAGVVADFIVDRNSANDVRTISVVFDDSCYSVSLANYLPNGEIAHVPDSLDNEHKFFLKLLVGACREWGKRSARIAAQVVQLVTAH